In the Sarcophilus harrisii chromosome 3, mSarHar1.11, whole genome shotgun sequence genome, one interval contains:
- the LOC100929144 gene encoding uncharacterized protein LOC100929144: protein MRRRRILPNASVELSGNHRAKVDISPCSSYWTLPLNTQQHHCKPLMIPHLNQNQAKIKVLSHPGYKNTSAPSSCFKHQGSAIQLSHAKNSTVAVSLPHLGHQCPTKPTTTRSSCPKHWARNVIPSLPFSDSRVKTADVIDLPCSEKWITSPSSPDLWNKASLDQEHLPRISQGFDHWAENARHLNHWTTISSSPHYQNEVTSCRTCRSRAKTKSSLSLDYGTKATIIPFSSYNHQSKVSQSLKHYERSISSPLPLKIFSYRAKGTPLIYRDPCSKTSGESGRYHRESPLLYADRMIDSVQSRLKFNQCFKSPDAKHCIIHPLRSKSHETETKLLPDYQVSLKKLLLDPEYRDKFLLDSKKDTEIPLSLSYQSNDELEPDQNAKCLLTPTHHVKSTFDVDQQQIEDTIGSKAEVHFASDLNHKIKFRPSIDDCMKYDPRPEQQDEMSSDSDFLMKDKSDSGQEIKLPSKPTNWVIFPLDNNPRDISSQNSQIAPYSSLEQQSTSPLDNTQETSSPFLKQWLKPTQAPKYCTTHFTWPKHPDTPSSEFDFQQTSPLSFEHRQINTPIFDEQLESIRDSLSSAQGHSHLYHSAKAYPDKQGKAVSIPKYQNQAINNRESSWCFNYIRPYIIKGGTVHSRTVNSIISSIPQKEIKNDIRKQILLKRMKESSNHRFGSHLCASYNVCVLCASWIPDGCPHVDKMNGQTIAQLLAIPTPVPGSNTRMGIKFILQLPPQRTSPDIYSPHTNFGVPHHTHSSTIPSSFHSEFISHESPLLSSLGYNHARHQHSARRKASRSSELLLGEMSRRKEESVESVGIFKPFLERYHMKRRGN, encoded by the exons ATGAGAAGAAGGAGAATTTTGCCAAATG CCTCAGTTGAACTCTCTGGAAATCACCGGGCCAAGGTGGATATATCACCATGTTCTTCATATTGGACTCTACCACTAAATACACAACAACATCATTGTAAGCCTTTGATGATACCACACTTAAATCAAAACCAGGCCAAAATCAAGGTGTTGTCCCATCCTGGCTACAAGAACACATCTGCTCCCTCATCATGCTTCAAACACCAGGGCTCAGCTATACAATTATCGCATGCCAAGAATTCGACAGTGGCTGTATCCTTACCCCATCTTGGTCATCAGTGCCCTACTAAACCTACAACCACACGTTCATCATGCCCTAAACATTGGGCTAGAAACGTAATTCCATCCTTGCCATTTTCTGATTCTAGGGTAAAGACTGCTGATGTCATAGATTTGCCATGCTCAGAAAAGTGGATAACTTCTCCATCTAGCCCTGACCTGTGGAATAAGGCTTCACTGGACCAAGAGCACCTTCCTAGGATTTCTCAAGGATTTGATCATTGGGCTGAAAATGCACGACACCTCAATCACTGGACCAccatttcttcttcccctcaCTATCAGAATGAGGTTACATCTTGTAGAACCTGCAGATCGAGAGCCAAAACTAAAAGTTCTTTATCCTTAGACTATGGGACCAAAGCCACAATTATTCCATTTTCATCCTATAATCATCAGTCTAAAGTATCCCAATCACTGAAGCACTATGAAAGGAGCATAAGCTCCCCATTACCATTAAAGATCTTCAGTTACAGAGCCAAAGGTACACCACTGATATACCGTGATCCTTGCTCTAAAACCAGTGGTGAATCAGGCAGATATCATAGGGAAAGTCCTCTATTATATGCTGATCGGATGATAGACAGTGTTCAAAGTAGACTAAAGTTCAATCAGTGCTTCAAATCTCCAGATGCCAAACATTGCATTATACATCCACTAAGATCAAAAAGTCATGAGACTGAGACAAAGTTACTCCCTGATTACCAAGTCTCACTTAAGAAACTTCTACTAGATCCAGAGTACCGAGATAaatttcttcttgactccaaaaaGGATACGGAGattcctctgagcctcagttaccAAAGTAATGATGAACTTGAGCCAGATCAAAATGCTAAGTGTCTACTGACTCCTACTCACCATGTTAAATCTACCTTTGATGTTGATCAGCAGCAAATAGAGGATACAATAGGTTCTAAAGCAGAGGTTCATTTTGCTTCAGATCTAAATCACAAAATCAAATTTAGACCGAGTATTGACGACTGCATGAAATATGACCCAAGACCTGAACAGCAGGATGAAATGTCATCAGATTCCGACTTCCTGATGAAAGATAAATCAGATTCTGGCCAGGAGATTAAACTTCCTTCAAAACCCACAAATTGGGTCATATTTCCTCTAGACAATAACCCCAGGGACATATCTTCCCAGAACAGTCAGATTGCTCCTTATTCAAGTCTTGAGCAACAATCTACATCTCCTCTGGACAACACACAAGAAACTTCATCTCCATTCCTTAAACAATGGCTCAAACCTACACAGGCTCCCAAATACTGTACCACACATTTTACATGGCCCAAACATCCAGACACACCTTCTTCAGAGTTTGACTTTCAGCAAACATCTCCATTGAGCTTTGAACATAGACAAATAAATACACCAATCTTTGATGAGCAGTTGGAGTCTATAAGAGATTCTCTCTCTTCTGCACAAGGTCATTCACATCTTTACCACTCTGCCAAGGCATATCCAGACAAACAAGGTAAGGCTGTATCCATTCCCAAATATCAGAACCAGGCAATAAATAATAGAGAATCTTCATGGTGTTTTAATTATATTAGGCCATATATAATTAAGGGTGGTACTGTCCATAGTAGAACTGTTAACAGCATCATAAGTTCTATCCctcagaaggaaattaaaaatgacaTCCGAAAGCAAATTCTTCTTAAGAGGATGAAGGAAAGTAGTAATCATCGGTTTGGATCACACCTCTGTGCGAGTTATAATGTCTGTGTCCTTTGTGCTTCCTGGATTCCAGATGGTTGTCCTCATGTGGATAAAATGAATGGACAAACCATAGCACAATTGTTGGCTATACCCACACCTGTGCCTGGTTCTAATACAAGGATGGGCATTAAATTTATTCTCCAACTCCCCCCACAAAGGACATCTCCTGATATTTACTCACCACACACAAATTTTGGGGTGCCCCACCACACCCATTCATCTACCATTCCTTCATCATTCCATTCAGAATTTATATCCCATGAATCTCCACTGTTATCATCGCTTGGCTATAACCATGCTAGGCATCAGCACTCAGCCAGAAGAAAAGCAAGTAGGAGTTCAGAGCTACTACTAGGAGAAATGTCCAGGAGGAAAGAAGAGTCAGTAGAATCTGTGGGAATTTTCAAACCTTTTCTGGAGAGATATCATATGAAGAGGAGGGgaaattaa